The Sander lucioperca isolate FBNREF2018 chromosome 4, SLUC_FBN_1.2, whole genome shotgun sequence DNA segment TAACCAGTTGCATGTATATTCTTTTACCAAAACTTCCCTAAAATACAATGCGGTAGTAACACAAACTAGACCATctaaaacagtttatattatatatatgacaTGTTTAGGTATTTAAACCTAAATCAGTAATGGCATACTGTTGAAGGCACCACGCTGCGTTttgcaaaataaatatgtgttcaTTGAATTCACAGTAAAGATAGGCCTATGGCATGCAACCTACTTTTATATGGGTGAATCTAAAAAGCCTGCTTCACTGCTATCCCCTGCTATCAAAAAAACTCAGTATATTCCCACTATCCAGCTTCCTGGATAGTGGGATTGCTGGATAGGGTGAATATACGTTATATTATataagtttttttctttaattggaTATCTAGTTTTATCTAAAGCAAAGATGAAATTGTTGTGTTGCAGACTTACTCACAACACCCACCAATAACCAGCTTACATGATTACATATAATAAGTATGCCCATATAAATAAAGCCAAGCTTTTTAGAATGCTATGGATTTTTGAATGTCAAACTGTAATTGCAGCAACTTCAGGacatttttttctctatttttctttcatttatttaaccttATTTAGGTTCTTAAAAAACGACGTTTACGAGTAGCACTTGAGGACATACTCAGTCACGCTGAATTCAAGTTGTCCAATCAGGAGCCACCAACTCCTCCACATACGTCACTCGTCACAGGTCGTTGTTACGTGTATTCACGAACACTTCAACGCATTTCGTCTTCGGTTGTTTCCGCGGGTTGTTTCGTATGAGTTTACGTACCGGTGACAAGCTGCGCTCAAATATGAACGCAAAGACATAGATGAGCCCCAGGAACCACCCAAGTCAAACACAAAACCTGCAACATTGAGCGATTCAAGATGGTTTTAGAATCCATCTCAAGGATAATCAAAGTCCAGCTTCCAGCATACCTTAAGAGGCTTCCGCTTCCGGACACGATCGGCGGTTTCGCGAGGTTAACAGGTAattaactgcagctgtgttgaaCTTCTGACTGTCAAGGGAAGAACATGACTTCTCAAGTCATCGGGGGCACTTTATAGCCCAGAGCTCTTAACTTTAGCTAGCATGCGAAAGAAAAGTCAGTCATAGTCGTGCTGTAGTTGAGAGTATTCGACCTACACGACATGTGTACAACTGTCCTCAAGTGCTGCTTGACTCCCATAAAACGCTTTATCATAGTTGgattattttgttctgtttactAACATTAACCTAAGACTTTAACTCAGCAGTGACCTTAGGTTTACAAGCAATACTCTCCACAGTTAAGTTTgcttgtgtgttggtgttggtAGAATGTTGGTAGAATTATGACCTTAACCATTAAGTACATCTCAACCTGTCCTCAGCTGTGAATGTAATATCCTGTTAATCCTAACAATTAGAAATGTGATGCTGTTTGCCTCCAGCACGATATGTAGCCTTACCAGCTCATACCATCAAGAGATGCATAGGCAGGACAGTTAGTCCTAGACTGGAGGGTACATACAGTCTCAAAACACAGACTACTACCAGAACATTATAAATTAGTCAGAGCCCACAATTATCATGACCCCTGCGAATTAGAAAATGTTCATGTAATCATATCAGTTAAAGCCTAGCTGCatgtttaagtcatttttaaagCAAACCACCATGGCATCGCTTGCACCTATGAGAACACAAAAGCGGATTCATTGTTATTTGCAAATCTTTAACAACAAGACTCAACCATACACTGAACAAATTCACAGCTTCTATTTAAAGCACAAGTGCACAGTTTAAATCAAGGAAAGAGAGCTAAGTACAGTGGCGGTTTAGAAAACCAAAGTGGAAGTCCATCTTGAAGCAGATCAACAACTTCAACTTGACCTTTCAGCCCAGACAGATCTTTGGAAAGTATCAAATTTAGCCTAAAAATAGCCCccaaaaagtggaaaaaaaaaagctgagctAGCTCTGCATTACTAAAATGCTCCTGTGACAATTGACAAGCTAGAACAATTTGAGTAGTACTTGAGTCTTTGAGAAGACCATAAAAgcgaaaacacaggggagatcCAACGAAGGGTAGATTTTAGTTATTGTGGTACTTGGTACTAATTGATATGGCTTGTGAAAGTCTTGCTATGATTGGCCTTTAAGTTAAGATGCTGCCTCAACTGTTTCTGAAGTTGTGTGTTCTGTCATAAAGTATTTAGCATTTGACAATGCCTGATGGAGATCTCTGTTAGATCAAAATGTTGCACAATTAAAATAGCTGGGAGCGTTTGATACAGTGTGCAGATCTTTTGTCTGATTCTTGCCTTCTGTCATAAATTAGCACTTTAGTCAGTCAGTGCAGATTAGAAGATGAAAGATATATTAAGCACTTCCTAAGATATTAAGGATTAGCAATGTCCCATTAGGCATCAAAATCACTTTAGTGAAAGTATTTTAATTGCACTAAGAGTATTATGAAAAGTTCTAGGAGACAGGGTATAACTCATCGCTATAGCAAAATTACATAACTGTGGTTAATCCTCACTGTGCTTCACTTGTCTGTCCTCTCCATGTATGGTGGATGGCACGATGGGTTTTCCCAAAGCACTTTTTAGCTTTGTTTAGATtagccaacagtccaaaacctgaGATATTCAATTTACCTTCATGTATGACCCGGAATGACACATTAGAGAAGGTGTAACCAGTAAATATTCagcatttttgctttaaaaaaattactcaaaggATTAAAAAAGAATCAAAATATTTGATTACTTTTTTGTCAGTTGacaaattaatcaactaatcatttTAGCCCTAAATTGAGGTGTCAGGTTTTTTAAAGCTTCCAGAAATGCAGATGAAGTCCTGTCCTCTCATAGAGCCAATGACCACAAATACATTTGCAACCTTTGACCAACACTGGTTTCAGTTTACGCTCTAGTTACCCTCTGTATGCCAGTGTTCATACTGTAGCTATTGTTTGCTAAcgtgtgtaatgtgtatgtaATGTGTCTGTAGTGTCCGAGTGGCTCCGGTTGCTGCCTCTCCTGGGTATCCTGGCTCTGCTGGGCTATCTGACCATTCGCCCATTCCTGCctaagaagaagaagcagaaagaCAGCCTGATCAACCTGAAGATCCAGAAAGAGAACCCAAAAGTGGTCAACGAGATAGACATCGAGGACCTGAACAGTGCTAATGTGTGTTACTGTCGCTGCTGGCGCTCCAAAACTGTAAGTTCTATATGTATGGAGATATCAACATTTGTTAACTGGCCGTTATTTCTATTTGTCACATAACGATAAATACAGATGGCTTACTTACATTAGATAAGTTATACTTTTATTACTGAAGCCAATaatgaatgtatttatttaaaaattcaGGATAATAAGGAGTTAAGTGTTTCTGTATCTTGCTGATCAGCTAAAATTAAGTTGTTTCCTGTTCTAGTTTCCTGTTTGTGACAAGTCACACTTAAAGCACAATGAGCTAACTGGAGACAACGTGGGACCGCTCATACTCAAAAAGAAGATACTATAATTGGCCATTGATAGGAGTTTTCCTCTCACCTCCCTAGTCTTTAGTTTTCATTtctcaacagttttttttgtctttttcttttcttttttttttttatatatatataaatgtctcACCTTTGTGTCATGTTTATATTGCTCGGAAATGTGCAGTCTTTATTTGAAGTGGTCCTAATACAACTAAAAATACTAAATGCCATCGTCTGATTCTGTGAAAACTGTACTTTAGGTTCTTTAATGACATCGTGCAGTTggaattctttctttttttttatgggcTTTTGTTCATTGTTTACTTTTGTTGGTCAACGGAGCAACCTTTTTATATGACTGTAAATTTAAATTTTAGTCATGTctcagtctttttttcttttcttttgtaaatCAATTACAAATCATTGGGACCAGTTTGTGAGGAAAACTTGAAACGTAGATGCAGTGACTTTATGACTTTCAATAATCTAAACCTATCAGGGTCATCAAGTTTTTTTCCACAGGTAAATGGTTGTTTAAATGAAATGCCTAATACTAGTCCAACCTGTAAGTAACActttgtactgtactgtatgtcttcATGTCTTTTGGAATATTCTTTTGGTATTGTTTAACAGCCAGCCTCTAGTCTGTGTGCCAAATATCAACATACTGCTCACTCTTTCAGGATGTGATATTCTCTTGTAAGTTATTGTGTGAATGGAAGGCTAGTTGTTATTCTTTAACTGTATTTTGTTCAAAGCCTTTAAACATTTgagttttacattttgtattcaaCTCTGTTGCTTACAAAATGTCAAACCACTGCACCATTGAGTAATATCCAGTTATAACCTCAGAAAGTAACTCCTGCAGCATACATATTTTGCTCtgtacctttttttctttttttctctagcTTCTGTATTGTCATAATAGCTGTATATAGTTGACCTCCTGCTGGAATAGTCCTTTATTCATCAGCAATGCTTTTTACATAAATGGCTTGTATTGTCAGATCTGCACGATGAAGCTATTAATGACTGTTTATTAACCTTTGTAAAATGATGGCTTGAATTGATTAATTCTGTGTttaatttgtaaaatgtaaaaaggaaCAGTCGGGATGTTAATCTCAGCAGTTTTGGCAAACAGCtgctttatttcctttttttattattacaacTAGAAAACACTGCATGTCAACTTgagctgaaaacatttgaaattaATAATAAGGAACAGCGTACATTACTTTCTAATTGTCTGCTACTCATTTTTTCAAGTAATACTTGCAGTATCATATTTTTAAAGGAGTGCATTATTTTCGGTTCTTCTGTCAATACAGGCTCAAAAATTAAAATCTTAACCCCAAATGTGAACTTCATGGgtgtgctagaggaaaagtcattgagtaggattcatcctctaggCACCGTGGATATCTGTAGCAAATTACATGACAATCCAACCCAGAGTTGTTTATAGATTTCAGTTtgaaccaaagtggtggaccgaccaacagaccaacattgccatccctgCTATGTATGAAAAGCAAACAGATCAGAAGCCGAAACTTAAAGGAACAGTGACTTGAATTAAGGACATAAGATGCACAGTAAAATTGAATTGTACAGATACGTTGCATAGTAATAATTTAAGTTATTATCGTATCGCTACacaaaagagaagagagaattCTTGGTACGTTTTATCATTTGTTTAAAGAATATTTGGTAAAAAACTAATGCTCAATTTGTTTACTTTATTATAAATAGTTGCTAACAATACACAATGAGGCAATGTAAACATTCAAATCAAAAACATTAAGTTAAACTGCACACTtctgtaataaataaaaatcatatATGAAAAATCAACTTTCCCTTACAATCAAAGGTTGCGTTTTCATGAATGTTTTGAATATGGACATATAGATGATTGTTGAGCATTCATGAACTTGAAAGCGGACACAGCGAATGTAGAAGATGATGGGAGTTTTAGCAGCATTGTGTATAAACCAAAGGAAAGTGTTGtggattatttattatttagatCTTCTGCAGAGTATTTGTTATCTATGCAAACTCTTTTCATTACCAATACACAGCCAATACACATTTTATTAAAACACGCAAAAATACATAATCACAAAGCTGTAAAGATTTTGTACTGAGTGCAGAACACCTAAatacttaaaggggaactacgcCCATTTTCAAAATCCATACATATATCCTACGGTCTAAGACAGTCCAAAAATATTAGTTAAAATTAACTCTCTCCCAAATCCAAAAACTACAGaactcaaatttgtgatgtcatcaatTATAAAGTGTGGAACTGCTCCATAGGCAATGAATTGGGAAATATGTTATAGATGACAGAGCACCCAGGGGAATAGAATAAAGCTCATTtaagtataaaaaaagaaaaacatatctGTCTCAAattcattgtctatggagcAGCTTCACACTTTATACTTGATGCGTTTGAAACTTCCTTCTCTGGTTTCTGGCTTTGAAAGAATGTAGCTCACAAAGATTGATTGAACTTTATAGGCCATGGTATTGGAATTCTTCATTTAGGTGGTGTTCCCCTTTAAATGTGTGTCAATTGTgtgatttaaaacaataaaaatattgCTACTTTTAGTGCATTCAATTATGCAACCCTTCAAAAGGaatcttctaaaaaaaaaatacagcataGCCACTTGTTGAagtacaaatacagtaaatagtTAACTGATATTTAGTCATAAAAATGGTCAAATTCAAGTGAATATGACAGGGTAAAAAAATATCCACATTTACAAAACTGTAAACCATATTCATGTCTCACACTAAAAAAGCTGATTAAAAGTTAACTTAGGACCAGAAACAAGACCCCCTCTTGTATACAGTCATACAGCATGACACAGACGCTGGGATGTGGGTCATTTGTTTGGAGTCTGAGGCCTGGAAACCACCAGAGGCTATAAAAACAAAGTGATTCATGTGTTCTGCAGCATGGCAAACATCAGGAACTGACCGGCATATAGAGAGACAAATAAGAGCCACTCGGTGGCTAAAGGAGAGCTCAAATATCCAAGGTGTGAAAGCACCTGGGAAGTCTCTTTAAACGTCCTTGCTTACTGGATGACAGGTGCTGTCAGAGTGTGCTCTCATAGGTGACAGGAGTTTCATTTTCATCTTCACCTCCTGCTGCAGTGCCTAGGAAAGttaagagggagacagagggagaacaCGTCATTTGATAAGCCTCAGTAAAAGATTGATTCATGATatgtacagtgctgctcatgagtATTGGAACccctgcta contains these protein-coding regions:
- the cisd2 gene encoding CDGSH iron-sulfur domain-containing protein 2, yielding MVLESISRIIKVQLPAYLKRLPLPDTIGGFARLTVSEWLRLLPLLGILALLGYLTIRPFLPKKKKQKDSLINLKIQKENPKVVNEIDIEDLNSANVCYCRCWRSKTFPVCDKSHLKHNELTGDNVGPLILKKKIL